Proteins from a single region of Flavobacterium sp. K5-23:
- the prmC gene encoding peptide chain release factor N(5)-glutamine methyltransferase, with protein sequence MKIKQYRDQFIKSLSPIHGEGEAESFFYLILENKHELKRIDLALNPDLEFKDDDMEAWNSILEQLKLEIPIQYLLGTTSFYGLDFEVNENVLIPRPETEELVEWIIKSNPNTKASGLKILDIGTGSGCIAVSLAKNIPNAQVFAIDVSEKALATAKKNADNNNVTVTFLKQNILETDDLARQFDVIVSNPPYVRNLEKQEIKKNVLDNEPHLALFVEDNDALIFYKKIAELAQKNSSENGQLFFEINQYLGKEMIELLEKMNFKNVELRKDIYGNDRMIKGSV encoded by the coding sequence ATGAAAATTAAACAATACCGAGACCAATTTATTAAGTCGCTATCACCGATTCACGGCGAAGGAGAAGCTGAAAGTTTTTTCTATCTTATTTTGGAAAACAAACATGAGCTGAAAAGAATTGATCTAGCCTTGAATCCTGATTTGGAGTTTAAGGATGATGATATGGAAGCTTGGAATTCTATTTTGGAGCAATTAAAATTAGAAATACCTATCCAGTATTTGCTTGGAACCACCAGTTTTTATGGTTTGGATTTTGAAGTCAATGAGAATGTGCTTATTCCAAGACCTGAAACTGAAGAATTAGTAGAATGGATTATTAAAAGCAATCCAAATACAAAAGCTTCGGGTTTGAAAATTCTTGATATTGGTACAGGAAGTGGTTGCATTGCTGTTTCACTGGCAAAAAATATTCCAAATGCCCAGGTTTTTGCCATCGATGTTTCCGAAAAGGCATTGGCTACAGCCAAAAAAAATGCGGATAACAACAATGTAACTGTTACTTTTTTAAAGCAGAACATTCTTGAAACAGATGATTTGGCACGCCAATTTGATGTTATTGTTTCGAATCCTCCTTATGTTCGAAATCTAGAAAAACAGGAAATTAAAAAGAATGTTTTGGATAACGAACCTCATTTGGCTCTTTTTGTTGAAGACAATGACGCCCTGATTTTTTATAAAAAAATAGCTGAATTGGCCCAGAAAAACAGTTCGGAGAACGGACAGCTTTTTTTCGAAATCAATCAATATTTAGGAAAGGAAATGATTGAATTACTGGAGAAAATGAATTTTAAAAATGTTGAATTACGTAAGGATATTTACGGGAATGACAGGATGATAAAAGGAAGTGTTTAG
- the ribD gene encoding bifunctional diaminohydroxyphosphoribosylaminopyrimidine deaminase/5-amino-6-(5-phosphoribosylamino)uracil reductase RibD yields MNTHEKYIKRCLELAKNGLGTTYPNPMVGSVIVFDNKIIGEGWHKKAGGPHAEVNAVNSVKDKSLLKKATIYVSLEPCSHFGKTPPCCDLIVDNKIPNVVIGTVDPNIKVAGNGIKKLIEAGTNVSVGYLEEECNELNKRFFTFHQKKRPYIILKWAESQDGFIAPLSKTETKPVWITNPYSRQLVHKWRSEEQAILVGTQTVIDDNPKLDTRDWAGNNPIRIILDQNSRILDNSHIFNNQVKTIIICKTSDKDNKENCIFESIDFEQNIAQQLSELLYKYQIQSVIIEGGRQTLQTFIDENLWDETRIFIGKTLFQEGTKAPLISKRDSKKNCINGDELIISRNYD; encoded by the coding sequence GTGAATACACATGAAAAATACATCAAACGCTGCCTAGAATTGGCAAAAAACGGATTAGGAACAACCTACCCTAACCCTATGGTAGGAAGTGTGATTGTCTTTGATAATAAAATCATTGGAGAAGGCTGGCACAAAAAAGCCGGTGGTCCTCATGCCGAGGTCAACGCGGTAAATTCCGTAAAAGACAAGTCGCTATTAAAAAAAGCGACCATCTATGTGAGTTTAGAACCTTGCAGTCATTTTGGAAAAACACCACCTTGTTGCGATTTAATAGTCGACAACAAAATTCCAAATGTTGTTATAGGAACCGTAGATCCAAATATAAAAGTTGCAGGAAACGGAATAAAAAAATTAATAGAAGCCGGAACGAATGTCAGTGTAGGTTATTTGGAAGAGGAATGCAACGAGCTAAACAAACGCTTTTTTACTTTTCATCAGAAGAAAAGACCCTATATCATTTTGAAATGGGCCGAAAGTCAAGACGGGTTTATTGCTCCATTATCAAAAACGGAAACGAAACCGGTATGGATTACAAACCCTTATTCGAGACAACTTGTCCACAAATGGCGAAGTGAAGAACAGGCCATTCTTGTAGGCACCCAAACTGTAATTGACGACAACCCAAAACTAGATACGAGAGACTGGGCAGGGAACAATCCTATCCGGATAATTCTGGACCAAAACAGCCGAATTCTGGATAACTCCCATATTTTTAACAACCAAGTTAAAACGATTATTATTTGTAAAACATCCGACAAAGACAATAAAGAAAACTGTATCTTTGAGAGTATCGATTTCGAACAAAATATTGCACAACAATTATCGGAATTACTGTATAAATACCAGATTCAATCTGTGATTATTGAAGGAGGTCGCCAAACACTTCAAACATTTATTGATGAAAATTTATGGGATGAAACACGTATTTTTATCGGCAAAACGTTGTTTCAAGAAGGTACCAAAGCGCCATTAATTAGTAAAAGAGATTCTAAAAAAAATTGCATCAACGGCGACGAACTTATAATATCTAGAAACTATGATTAA
- a CDS encoding GNAT family N-acetyltransferase, producing MIIRKITKEDNPAVASLIRAVFDELNIPKVGTAYEDPYLDLMFEEYNKPQSVYYVVENNGKIIGGAGIAPLLNEAETICELQKMYFMPETRGLGLGSQMMEKCLQGAKDFGFEKCYLETMPYMHDAQKLYKKVGFENISAPMGSTGHTSCPVWMLKKL from the coding sequence ATGATAATAAGAAAAATTACAAAAGAAGATAATCCAGCTGTAGCTAGTTTAATAAGAGCTGTTTTTGATGAGTTGAATATTCCCAAAGTGGGTACCGCTTACGAAGATCCCTATTTGGATTTAATGTTCGAAGAATACAATAAGCCCCAGTCGGTTTATTATGTTGTGGAAAATAACGGAAAAATTATTGGAGGGGCTGGAATCGCACCGCTTCTGAATGAAGCCGAAACCATTTGTGAATTGCAAAAAATGTATTTTATGCCTGAGACTCGAGGTTTGGGCTTAGGAAGCCAAATGATGGAAAAATGTTTGCAAGGCGCTAAAGATTTTGGGTTTGAAAAATGTTATTTAGAAACAATGCCATATATGCACGATGCTCAAAAACTGTATAAAAAGGTAGGTTTTGAGAATATCAGTGCTCCTATGGGAAGTACGGGACATACCTCATGTCCGGTTTGGATGCTGAAGAAATTATAA